The genome window TCGTGTCACCGCTTTTTATGTCCATCTCCCGTGCGTCGTCGGGATTCATGGAGGCCACCGCGCTGTTCACCGCTGCGCTCAACAATTTTGACCTTCGCGTCATTTCGCCCGTATTGAAGTGCTGATACAATCGTTTTGTGATCAGGATAAACGGGTACTCTTCTGATGCCGCAGAGAAGGTGATCTTCGTCGGATCCGCCAAGGGATGGAACCGTGCCCGTCTGTCCCGAAACGCGAATCCGTCGGTGTACAACCGCGGAGTTCCGGGGTGGGTGGTGGAATAGATCGGCCAGAATAGACCGATGCTGTCCTTTAATCTTTCGTAAGTAACGCCGGAGAAGATGGGGGCTGCCCTTCTGACTTCGTTCCAAATATCCTCCACCGCTTTGTAGCCGAACTCAAACCCCATTTTCCTCGCGATTTCGTTTATGATCCACCAATCGGGCTTGGCTTCCCCCGGGGGATCGACCGCTTTATCGGTGTATTGCATCCTCCGCGCTGCGTTTGTCACGATTCCTTTCTTCTCTCCGATCATCGCGGCCGGGAGCACCACATCGGCGAGCTTTGCCGTCTCGGTGAGGAATATCTCCTGTACCGCGAAGAACTCCAGCTTGCTTATTGCCCACCGGATGTACAAGCTTTGCGGCTCGCTGAGTACAGGATTCTCCCCCACCACGTACATCGCTCGTATCCTACCGCTCTGGATTGCGTGGAACATCTCCGTAGCCGATAGACCAGGGGTTTCGGGAACGTCCTTCCCCCATATTCCCCAAAAGTGATTTCTGGCTCCTTGGTCGTTCACCCGGAAGTGTCCGGGAAGCCCATCTGGTATGGCCCCCATATCGACCGCTCCCTGCACGTTGTTCTGCCCGCGCAGAGGAGCGACCCCCGCTCCCTCACGGACCAAGTTTCCGGTCATAAGGGCGATATTCACCAATGCCATCACGTTTTCGGTCCCGAAGGTATGTTGGGTCAACCCCATACCCCAGATGAACACCGTGCGCTTCTTGGTGATGATAGCAGCTATCTCCTCCAACTCGGACCATCTAACGCCGCTTATCTCTTCAACCAACTCGGGAGTATAGTTATCCAAGGAATGAATGTACGCATCCACGCCGATCGTGTTTTCATTGATAAATTTCCAATCACATAAATTGTTTTCGTATATTATCCTTCCCAGGCCTCCCAACCACAGAATGTCAGTCCCCGGTTTCGGTTGAATGCGGACCTGCGCTTTCTGTGCGATCTCGGTGAGACACGGATCCGCAACGATCAGATCGAATTCTTCCTTCCGCGCGATAAGTGTGTTCCACAAGACAGGATGTGTGTACTTAGGGTTCTCGCCCACCACCATGACGGCCTCGGCCTGTTTAAGGTCGGGCCACCATATGCTCACAGCCCCATAACCGAGCATCCGTTTCATAGCTGCCTCGGATGGAGAGTGGCACAACCGCGCGCACGAATCGATGTTGTTTGTGCCGACCACCACGCGCGCAAATTTCTGTAGGAGATAATCCTCCTCATTCAGCATCTTCCCGGAGCACAAAATCCCGATGCTGTCCGGACCGTACTTTGTGATAACCTCCTGAAGTCGCTTGGCTACGTAAGCGGTCGCCTTGTCCCACGTGATCTCCTCGAATCCTCCATCGGTGCGGAGCAAAGGCCGCTTTAACCGGTCCGGATGGTGCCACAGCTCATGAACGCTTGCCCCTTTTATGCAAATGTATCTCCCGTTTACTTCTGGATTCCTGCCACTGGCTACGGTCTTCGTCGCCCTTCCATTCTCGACCAATGCCTCTATATTGCACCCGACTCCGCAGTACGGACAGATGATCTTTTTGGCGACCGCTTCGGCCTTTTCACCCATTATCTTCTCCTTCTGTTCGAGCATCTTTCAGAATTCTACCCGTTTCTCTCTATACTGCCAAAGGCTATGTCTTGTTAGGCGTGCTCGGGAAAAACTTTGGCGACATCCTGTCAACTGATCGCGCCATCTTCGTTGCTTGATCAACCCGTGACCTGCTCGACCAATACGCTCTCCTGCCGGTTATTGAGGGAGACTCTCCCCATGGGTACATTGGGTTCT of Candidatus Bipolaricaulota bacterium contains these proteins:
- the fdhF gene encoding formate dehydrogenase subunit alpha → MLEQKEKIMGEKAEAVAKKIICPYCGVGCNIEALVENGRATKTVASGRNPEVNGRYICIKGASVHELWHHPDRLKRPLLRTDGGFEEITWDKATAYVAKRLQEVITKYGPDSIGILCSGKMLNEEDYLLQKFARVVVGTNNIDSCARLCHSPSEAAMKRMLGYGAVSIWWPDLKQAEAVMVVGENPKYTHPVLWNTLIARKEEFDLIVADPCLTEIAQKAQVRIQPKPGTDILWLGGLGRIIYENNLCDWKFINENTIGVDAYIHSLDNYTPELVEEISGVRWSELEEIAAIITKKRTVFIWGMGLTQHTFGTENVMALVNIALMTGNLVREGAGVAPLRGQNNVQGAVDMGAIPDGLPGHFRVNDQGARNHFWGIWGKDVPETPGLSATEMFHAIQSGRIRAMYVVGENPVLSEPQSLYIRWAISKLEFFAVQEIFLTETAKLADVVLPAAMIGEKKGIVTNAARRMQYTDKAVDPPGEAKPDWWIINEIARKMGFEFGYKAVEDIWNEVRRAAPIFSGVTYERLKDSIGLFWPIYSTTHPGTPRLYTDGFAFRDRRARFHPLADPTKITFSAASEEYPFILITKRLYQHFNTGEMTRRSKLLSAAVNSAVASMNPDDAREMDIKSGDTIRITSPYASITIEATTESKEYPPRGCIFVPTHFFNRINVNALIPSQPLDPYAKIPPLKGVGVKIEKVG